The DNA region GCTATACGAGCATTGGCATTAATATCGGATCTAATTTATAATGTACCTTCTCCTGACAAAGATAATGTAACACATCTCATTGAGCCTTATAAGTACACTTATGCAGTAGGAGGAAAAGACGGTACACCTTATCCCTTCGATTCTAGTACTGCAAAAAAAGTTATGGAAATACTTGAGTATGCAGTAAATGAAGCGAAACTCGATGATAAAACTAAACTCGAGGCGATGAAAAGAATAAGAACAGTACTACCATGGTGGAGGAGGCATGGTCTATAATTCTAAGATACTGGTAACCGCTTCGTCGAAAGGAATCGGCAGGTATATAGCAACA from Candidatus Tiamatella incendiivivens includes:
- a CDS encoding DUF763 domain-containing protein, with translation AIRALALISDLIYNVPSPDKDNVTHLIEPYKYTYAVGGKDGTPYPFDSSTAKKVMEILEYAVNEAKLDDKTKLEAMKRIRTVLPWWRRHGL